The segment AACATCACAACATTTTAGAACAAAATCTGTAATTTCGTGTAGCAATAGAACAAGAGTGACGATGAGTTCAGGAAATTGAACCCTTGGATTCGATTTGGAAAGACGGCGACTTCGAAAATTGAACCTGTGTTTAGTTCAAAGCGACATTTGGAGTGGAGATTCTGATATGGAACACCAGCAGCCTGAGCTTGCAATCTAGTCTGCATAATCAGGCAATACATGAAGCCAATCAATTCTCCCAATCAAATCAGGGAAACCAATACAGTTGGCATCGAGATCCACGACCAGAGTATTATAGAGGTCGAGAATGAAATTGGAACTAACATGTGTAAGGAAAATAATCGAGGAAGAAGAGTACCTTTGCGACATCAAGAGGATTTACTATAACTACAGATAGAAAACCGGCTCCATCGGCGGCGAACGCCCTTTCTGATAAACTCAAATTGAAGTCAAGCGACGAATACGTTATCTGATTTAATCAAAATGAAGAAGAATTTTGATTGGGCACATCTGCTCAAAGTTTTTCTCCGGGATGGCGACTGATCCAAGAACTCTTTTGTTGCTAAAGCGCGGTTCCAGTTATGATGCTTCCGAGAAACATGTTGAGATGTAAAAAAAGATGAAAGAGATACTTCCTCCAGATGGAGCCTAAATAAACCTTGGATCAAAGAGATTAGAAGCGATCGATCGTTGTCTCTCACAAGCGAGACAAGCGACGCCGCCACGTCAGACCTATCATCTAGGCTTCCGGTGTACAAAAATCGCGATTTGCTCCCAAATTAAACACAAAATACGTTCATTAGCAGCGATCGGAAAGAGATGAGCCGATGTCAGAGGTGAGTTGAGGTAGATTCGGTAGTGGTGGAGGcggattagggtttacagagaAAAGGAGGAGGGAAGGAAGGAGTGTTGGTAattagggcaagagggaaaggaagaaaaaggGAGGCgggctttttaattttttaatatttcattCCCCCCAGCTATTAAATGATGGAACGCGCGTTTCCATTAAAATTCATAAAGCGACATCttcagacgacacacattttattataggcgccctccgtgttttttttagacactaatttaatggCTTGCAAAAATGCGCGCCCTAAATTCTTAAAATTTATAGAGAGATGACAATATTTTTAGGTCACatacttttgcgtatcgtaaatcgaAGCGTATCAtaaattgcacgtcgtaaaaggctgtttttctagtagtgaagattgatttgtcatgatttactgaagattagtaaatatgattatacttataaggttaagtataattctgtaacattggaaaggttacaatgtatgacaaaacaaatgagaagaataaaATGAGgtggaaagataaaagtttcttaaatctgaaaggatgggagagtactttagtatcatatttcatgatcatcttaatgattatgaaaccatatcacaaattcatactctaaggacgtcttagtgcattgttatggctaagaagagaggtcatgaattgttggattggttaaaatcaagaagatgagtcatatttcgttccaaaacaattcttagagtcatactccaagattgtaacctggagtgacataaaggaagatttattaacactagtcaaatgtaagagtaaaatgttttctactcttgcacatttgagattggtaagttgtgatgtcttggatgagacaaagaccaactaagaccaattgtgtgaagtgttagtcttgataagaatccgtgctatcccttgaatatttgttttgtcaaggaatggttcttgactggggaaacttatatatcaaggagacagtgggagccttaaagatcccaaaagagtttcaagatttaatcaagagtaaaacgtgtaatttatcactagcacacgacttaaggttttcaacctatcgtgttgacataattcttatttctgtacctacttcaaataagttgaatttgcatgtgagttatcagagttcaacttggaagcattggtgggccttgtgctaccaaggtgacaagaaactaagaatgaacaagtttaatccatgtaaggctgaatttgtcactaaccttatcttgtgattatggttttgacaaattcacatggataggaactcatacactataaaatctaagtgtcataaggtttctctccgattcatgaaaatgatggtgaggaaactctttcactaagtagattttacgtagatatcaattgtgttatttgcattttcaaaagtcgttagtggagcatgtgtggttaaccggcacactaacatggacttgtgagaaatggcaaaggtctaagaaattgagactatgattacgacatcccttttcatagttcttgaaattgcttagacacacatgtgagctatctaagaaagggtgtatgaatctaaatttcagaagtccaacagatatctggaaatatgtcagagctaatgggagcataagtgttatgctgataatcatcatgttagtgggagcatgattattacgtttagtgttgcaagttagcaatgttaattatagaagacaaaagtttcaattcgtgaagttgcaggggttgaaaagttgttttgctataattaagggagatgaaattatacttcatttcaattctagaagcttagattgagattttaatcatctttagtcaaggacatatatatgaattttatgtctgaatggttcgacttaaggaaattctatatatattgcgttctcaaaattcaattatgactacggtatccctcttcatagttaaattttgaaaacatggcaaataaaaaaatattgtagcaaaagactggtctagtatcatgtctttatgtgagacatcatgaatcgtgtctcatatgcttcagatataggatcgatttcatgtgctataatattcatcttttttaaattttccaaatgcttaaggcattgagaagggaaaagtctagaactggatatgactaaagtgattaagcaattgtcgaggacaaatctgaggttcgccaaagattggttgctcagggacagttggaagtatgatgttggaaaggaccatattgacatattctgaaaagaagtaactcttgttcggaagtgatagtcaaaatgggactatggaaatgtctccataggtggaagttattcaatctatgtaagattagaaaaccttaatgcaagaaggatgttcaaagcaatgtactttgaatatgagacttccgttccatagaagttgaccttctttggaatactctgtaatgactggtgacaaggttttggtgactttgtgcataatcattacaagaggaacattgcataaaagtttaaaatctaacagtttttttttttggtaaatgataggaatcggggattctcacatttacaataaggatttgggattgtgaaatgagtatcattggaatcatgttcaattgatctacatcacaatgtaaggatcatagaaaaacatagtgtgcatacttggagtatggcataactattatttagaaaaacaaagtgtacatgctaggagcatgggacgactgttgtttttattcaagtcttaagttgattatttgaaacattatacaatgaataatgtgtaatcaatatggtgataaataaaaggtggttctatttatattcaaaagggttctgagaccatattggattcgattattattgtgtttcactttgcatgttttgacttccagaatagctaggttattctttccaaatgactaagttatttaaacactccacagttgttcatatgttagaagtaggtatgaatcaagactgtcatgaatcgagtttgtagatggctaaatgggtttagtcatagcaatggttgctacaacattcatgagtgctcataagttatgagtattggattaaacccacgctcacttgtatcacttcatggaatttatctcgagtgatcgtgagatggtaatatcatataaatcttcaaacctagagatatgagttgttacctatgagttggttgtgcattgattgcacgtaaacgcatcagtaacttgatgttataaaacgtgcctttgtgtacaattcaacaagtagtagaacaagcatatgagtcgaagtttatctgttccttctagaaatagaagcgatatctgggcccctcgatgattttattgtgacctatgtaccggccggtcagaactaaattgatgtgttcgattaagttctttgtcaaacaaatcggaaatcgggaaacaaactgttggacaataagtacgacgttgttccatgtatttgtccggctgatatcatgagaacagaggatgatatgatcacttatctaaaatggcgcttcatagttcaacagagttttcgagagctacgattgctggttggttcctgaagtaacatacgcaaatatagttattagacttatccaagtgggagtctgttggataaggtgtctaagtccataacttatttggtacatacttgacccgacccggcatggtccatttgagttgcacttcacccaaacgatttatggataattttatgagaattgtatacttacgatttattaatatattataagttataatatattaatatgaagtcatgttatttaattagttttagtcttaaattaattatgaattaatttagagattaaaagaagactgattaaattatgggctattatattttatatagtgtgggctaatattcatttgttaatgggctaagctaatatgaaagtccatggatgatccatggagcttttaacccatggatccttggaaaggaaaagacatgggttattagggtttcaccctaaccatgcacactatataaagaagcatatgatgcaagaaataagGCCTAAGCGTAGACACTagtagtgtgagacttagtggtggccgattccacaagaaagtatactactctctcaaagttttccaagtgtttgtggtgatttgtgattccatttgaggcattcacactattggtgcttggctctcaaactccaaacaatcaaccatcatcaaaaggtatgtatttctactagtacttttatgattcataatccttatgctatgctagttaggaagaaaccttggaagttattattttcatgtattttagaagaaaacatagatccaaggtttattagggttgcaggcacacttaggaagtgttagattgctcaaaacccaacacttacaCTGAAATACAATTAAGCCCTTTCCTTCTATACGaacttttgcttcatttcctaACTTCACATATCCTTAGATTGACTCATTCAGATTCCTGAACCTGCACTTATCTCTAGTAATGTGGTGCACTTATCTATAGTAATGTGGTTACTAGCCCTTGTGTCAAGATACCACATACATGACTGGTTGAAGGTGTTTCCTTGTGATTTTAACTGTGTGGTCACACTTTCTTCATTTAGAAACACTTCAGCATGTTCAAAGGTTGACAAAAGCAAAGTAGGTTCATTGCCATGATGGTCTTGTATTAAATTGTTTTCTTGATTTCTTTCTCTTCTTGGATTCTTGCACTCAGCTGCATAGTGTCCAAACTCCTGGCAGTTATAACATTAGATTCCACTCTTTTCTTGACTACCAGATGCTTGATGGTTCCCTTCCTTTTGATGGTATGAACCCCCTTTACCACAAACACCACGACCACCATTTCTTCCTCTGCCCCTGCCTTGGCCACGTGAGCCTCCAAAAACACCTCTATTCGATTTTTGCTTGGTTTCTCCTTCTGTTTTCTTTTTGTTCCTCTCTGACCATTCCTTATAGGTCAAGAGAAGTTTTCTTTCATCATTCTCTCCATGACCTTTCATCCTCTCTTTGTGGGCCTTCAACCTTCCAATCACTTCCTCGACTAACATTGTTTCTACGTCCCCAAATTGCTCTAGTGTAGAGGCAATTAGAAGAAACTTAGATGGCACAACCCTTAGCAGTTTCTTCACCATATAGGACTCTTCtatgatatctcctaaagtgcgcAAAGTACTCACTGTGTTGATCACCTTCACAACAAACTCATCAACACCTTCCGATTCCTTCATACTTAATGCCTCAAATTCAGTTTTCAATGTCTGAATTCTTGCAATCTTTACTCTATCTGCTCCCACAAACATTGTTTTTAACGCTTCCCAGGCTTCTTTGGTTTTTTTCTTCTCAGCCAAAGATAGTAGAAGATCTTCTAGTATTCCTTGATAGATGACTACAAGCGCCATCTTATCCTTCTTCACTTCTACCACTGTGTTTGATGTCCTAGGTTCCACTGCATCTCACACTCCCTGGGCTTGCATGAAGACCCTCATTTTGTTATCCCATGCAAAGTAATCACTTCGTGATAGCATCGGATAATGGAGAGTGACCAAGCCTTCCTTTTCACCATTGCCATTGTTTCCTATCATTTTTTTTGCGTGGTTGATACTTTGGCATGCACCAGGttgtgctctgataccaagtgttaGCCTTTTACAGGAGTGACAAGGACTTTATACCAAATTGAGAGATAGGGGACCAGAAAGTAATGCTTCACAGGGGacaaaaatgtgattatatcaggGAAGGGTAaaattggaatatatatatatatatatatatatatatatatatatgcatcatTAATAATCTGAACAGGGAATAGAGAAGCACAGAACACAGGTGAAGGGTCAAGGTATTTGAGGCAAAATGGTACTTTTATTCACTAGCAGTAAGAGAAATAAGCTAGAGGATACAAAACACTATGCACATTTGCCTTTCTATATAAACTAGGAACTTTCTAGAAAAATAGGAAACTAACTACCTACTTGCTAAGGACCAGGAACGTGATCTTGATTTATTCAAAGGTAAAGAAAACTAAGGCCTTGTTTGATAACGCTCTTACCGAGTCCAGTAAGAGGCCACGTCTAACTCGGTGCAAGTCAGAATGTTTGATTACAACATTTTAAGCTCTTACTCGGTCCATAGGCTTCTTACCGAGTCATTCTAAAAATGACGCTGACTGAGAATATAGCCTAATTTGCcctttatctttttttttctccTTTAAACGTAACTTCACTCCTTCGTCCTTCATCTTCATCCCGTCTCTCGGTCTATTTCATCCTCGCCGCAGCGTTGACCACCTCCTCCAACGTCGTCCTTTTCAACGTTATCCTCCAGCGCGGAACTTTTAACCCCTTCTCTCATGATCTATTACAATTGTAGTCTTACTTGGAATAACACTGCCAAAAAAATCGTTCACCACCAGGTCAGTTCTCTTCTTCAATCCTAATTCCTAACCCGTAATATCATCTACATATCCTAcaactcaattagggtttttacaATTCTTGGAACGGTGGATTCTTTTGTGTATCTCTATATCTAACACATTTGACCCAAAATTGATAGTGGAAACCAGTAATTAAAGAcgaaaaaaagattaaaaattaAGCAACAGATGAATTGTATGCACTTAATGGTGTTTgagagataaaaaaaaaaaaatcaactagtTCCAAGAAATAGAAACGATGTAATATAAAAAGAGCTTTTTGTTTGAAATTTCCGCATTTACTTTGTCCAGAGGCATAATCAAGTGGAAAAAAACTTCAGGTTGCTTGATGCAGAGTTTGACATTCAATGCAGTTTTTGGATCAAGATAGATATACAGTAACTTCGTAAGAGGCTTCTTCCATAGACATAAAAAAGTTGTTCAGTTGACCAATGAATTTCTAACAATTTATTTATGTTACTGTGGTAATTGTAGTTAATTAAAGTTTCAATATACATTTATTATGATAAAGCTATATCTTTATCAGATTACGTTGCACAATTGTAAATTATATGCATTTTGTTTGTAGGggtattttggtttttttttttgttattttcattCCATTTATTTGTCTTTCTCTACTTATCAAACAGGATTTGCTAGTCAATAGTTAACTGTAATAGGTACCTAAAAACCACGTACATGCAAAACTTAATATAATTTGTGTATTTacggaagggtaaaatagtcatttgtaGCATTCAACACTGTTAGTCAGATGCGTTATCAAACAATATGATTGCAGTCAGAGCAAGATGTAGTCAGAGCTTCAACACAGTCAGGCATGTGACTCAGTTAGGTCTAACTcggtcagcaactatcaaacaacccCTAAGTAATTCTAATTTAAACGTGCTGGAATTAACTGGACTTGAATTATCTCAACAAAACAAAGATGGTGCCGAAAAGCTTGGCTCCTCGCCGGAGTTTCCCACAGCCGACACCCGGCTAGCTCTATTTCTGCCTCGGTTATCTCACTCTCTCTTTCTCGCTCGTGGTAAACATCGATGGTGAAACAGCCCAAGAACACAATTGAAACATTATTGCTTCGTATGTATAGGCGAAACCCAACAAAGCAAAAGAAACAGATATCATTTACGTAGCCTTAGACTACTAGGTGTGGGCAACATGTTATTACATGTTATCACACCCAAATTGTCCACCTCATCATCCTAGTCAcaatttggtgttataaaaccaAAGGTGGAAATAGGCGACACCAAATAACATGGGTTAACACATTtcattttctatttctttttttttttttaatgtttttattttctattattgtaatttgttttattttttttattcacttCATATATTTATACttcgtttttttttatttatgtcatatatctaaaaaaacatataaattaataaaacataaattcATTAAATAGTAAACTAAAAATACCatacaaaccaaaaaaaaaacattgaaaaagaaaCACACGATAGtcataataatttaaaaaaaaacaccgACAAACTATTCTTCGCCCAAGTATTTTCTCTCTATCTGTGCCTTCATCTTCCGTATCACTTCAGCTCGTCTCGGAGGTAAATTTTTCTTCGTTTGTCGTAAGAATTGCCAAATCCTTCGATATGTGATCTTCTTGGACTTCTTGACGAAGGAAATCCAAATGTTCCCGTTGCAATTCGTATCTTTTATTTGTGATTTCCGTGTGAGcgtcaaattttttttttcatttcctcATGCTCTCGAAGCCGACTTTCATTCTTCTCTGCATGTCATTGAGTGCGCTTCGCTTTGTCACGCCCCATAGGTCGTCGTGGCTGAGAGATTTCCTCGATGTCGTCAAACTCGTTCGGGATCTCATCGGTGTCCGCGTTGAGGTCGATATTCGTGTGTCCGTCGGAAAcatcaaccgaacccgaaccacgAGACCTTTTGGATTGTTGTTCCGATGATGTTGGCGTTTTCATCCATTTTGGATCTTTCCTCACTAACTCCCATATTTTTTCATACTCAAATTTGTACCCCATTTGCACGTGATATTCCTCCCTCGCGGctctaaacacatcaaaatcattgGCACCACTTTGACGTTGCGAAGAAAATTTGTTGTATATGGAATTCAATTTGGTGCACTTCCGGCTAATTTGAGTCCATTTGCCACTAAGCATATCATTATTGCGATACGTGTCACCCTTGTTCAAAATTGTGTGGAATTTGACGATTACGGCATCCCAAAAAATAACTCTCTTCATATCGTTCCCCATAGTTGGTTGTTTTGAAGTACCACACGAAGCCATCGCCAACACATGCTCTTCCTCTGGTGTCCACCATGTTGGAGGTGGTTCTGTTTCGTCCGTCCCGAAAACGACCTCTTTCCCTTTCTTTTTTTGGTCTCCATTTTTTCCCGATGCTTTCTGACTACCCCCGGCTTGCGTCTCGACAACTGGTTCTTGTGTGGGTGTGGGTTGTGTGATTGTTTGGCGCATGAGACCGAATGTGTTAAAAATGTTTTGTTGAATGTTTGCATTTTGTTGCACAAATGGTGAGGTAGAGAATTGTAGTGGGGGTGAGGCGAGATTGAAAAAATTGCCGGAATATGGAATTTGTGGTGAGTGTTGCGAGTTTAAAAGGTTAATGTATCCCTCATATCCCGCAAAACCTAATGGAGTGGATGTGTTTGTCTTCAGAGGAGGGGTATTCGGGTTTTGATCCatattggttttttttttaatgaaatagaGATAGATATAGAGAAATAGATAGAGATATAGAATAGAAGAATTGAAGTGaataaaatgatatatatatatatatatatatatatatatatatatatatatatatatatatatatatatatatatatatatatatatatatatatatatacatatatatagttaAAATAGATTTAAgaagtaatttttttttcatttcaaacGCTAATATTACCGTTTTTCAATGGGAGAAAAAATCAAACGGTCAAATATCGGGGGTAATTTTTGGCGTTATAACTCGTTACAATGGTAACGCCTGATGGCGTAACGCGCAATAACGTGGGGCTAGGGCAGTGTTGCCGATTATAACGCCATTAAAGCGCTTGCCACGTAAGATAACGCGGGTTCCGCATTGCCCACACCCTGTTGTCTTAATTATT is part of the Lactuca sativa cultivar Salinas chromosome 7, Lsat_Salinas_v11, whole genome shotgun sequence genome and harbors:
- the LOC111919112 gene encoding uncharacterized protein LOC111919112, with protein sequence MALVVIYQGILEDLLLSLAEKKKTKEAWEALKTMFVGADRVKIARIQTLKTEFEALSMKESEGVDEFVVKVINTVSTLRTLGDIIEESYMVKKLLRVVPSKFLLIASTLEQFGDVETMLVEEVIGRLKAHKERMKGHGENDERKLLLTYKEWSERNKKKTEGETKQKSNRGVFGGSRGQGRGRGRNGGRGVCGKGGSYHQKEGNHQASGSQEKSGI